One window from the genome of Luteithermobacter gelatinilyticus encodes:
- a CDS encoding ArsI/CadI family heavy metal resistance metalloenzyme, which produces MKRLHIHMGVENLEKSIRFYTAFFGAEPIKTKENYAKWMLDDPSVNFAISTRVSKKGVDHLGIQVDSAQELATIREQMSAANILTHSDGETICCYAKSEKSWVNDPNGIAWEAYHTMDDAQIYSDEIQEKQSACCVPETKGLPDCCEPSEKTVGCCS; this is translated from the coding sequence ATGAAGCGTTTACACATACATATGGGCGTAGAAAACCTGGAAAAAAGCATCCGTTTTTATACAGCGTTTTTTGGTGCTGAACCTATTAAGACAAAAGAAAATTATGCAAAATGGATGCTTGATGACCCTTCTGTAAACTTTGCCATATCAACGCGCGTAAGTAAGAAGGGGGTGGACCACTTAGGTATTCAGGTAGACTCAGCTCAAGAATTAGCCACTATTCGAGAGCAAATGTCTGCTGCGAACATTTTAACCCACAGCGATGGCGAAACAATCTGCTGTTATGCCAAATCAGAAAAATCATGGGTGAACGACCCTAATGGCATTGCCTGGGAAGCTTACCATACCATGGATGATGCACAGATATATTCAGATGAGATCCAAGAGAAACAAAGCGCTTGCTGTGTACCTGAAACAAAAGGACTTCCAGACTGTTGCGAACCTTCTGAAAAAACAGTGGGTTGTTGCAGTTGA
- a CDS encoding acyltransferase, whose protein sequence is MPFLSDKEVRKLGFKKIGVNVKISDRASIHDAFQIEIGDNSRIDDYCVISGKVKIGRNVHIAVFCNLAGGTEGIVMEDFSGLAYGCHVFSQSDDYSGRTMTNPTIPTEFKKEIKGAVYIGRHCILGTNSIVFPGVTLAEGTAVGASAVVTKSTDPWHIYIGNPAKKIKKRRKDLLELEKKYLTKLSHPK, encoded by the coding sequence ATGCCTTTTTTGTCTGATAAAGAAGTGAGAAAACTGGGTTTTAAAAAAATAGGCGTAAATGTAAAAATTAGTGACAGAGCGTCCATCCATGATGCGTTCCAGATTGAAATAGGCGATAATTCGCGCATAGATGATTATTGTGTAATTTCAGGAAAAGTCAAAATAGGAAGAAATGTTCACATTGCGGTTTTTTGTAACCTTGCTGGCGGAACAGAAGGGATTGTAATGGAGGATTTTTCTGGTTTGGCTTATGGATGTCATGTTTTTTCGCAAAGTGATGATTATAGTGGGCGGACAATGACTAATCCAACTATTCCAACTGAATTTAAAAAAGAGATTAAGGGCGCAGTATATATTGGTCGTCATTGCATCTTAGGGACTAATTCAATAGTTTTCCCTGGAGTTACACTAGCGGAAGGTACAGCTGTTGGGGCTTCGGCAGTGGTAACAAAGTCAACGGATCCATGGCATATTTACATCGGAAATCCTGCAAAAAAGATAAAAAAGCGTAGAAAAGATTTGTTAGAGTTAGAGAAAAAATATTTAACAAAATTATCACATCCTAAATAA
- a CDS encoding ArsR/SmtB family transcription factor: MDKLAVINTLNALAQESRLDIFRLLVEKGPTGYPVGIIGEKLGLPHATLSFHLDKLRQAGLIVSEKQGRTTIYQANYDVLVGAIKYLTENCCKESDMDCRIEIKQKKECC; encoded by the coding sequence ATGGATAAATTAGCTGTCATAAATACCCTTAATGCTTTGGCTCAGGAAAGCCGTCTGGATATTTTTCGCCTATTGGTCGAAAAAGGGCCTACCGGATATCCCGTTGGGATTATAGGCGAAAAGTTGGGCTTACCTCATGCCACCCTGTCTTTTCATTTGGATAAGCTGCGCCAGGCAGGGTTGATTGTGAGTGAGAAACAAGGAAGGACTACAATTTATCAGGCAAATTATGATGTTCTTGTGGGCGCGATTAAATATCTCACTGAAAATTGCTGTAAAGAAAGCGACATGGATTGCCGCATTGAAATAAAACAAAAAAAGGAATGTTGCTGA
- a CDS encoding arsenate reductase ArsC: protein MKNVLVLCTGNSCRSIMAEALINQLAQGRYHAVSAGSKPEGYVHPKSIETLKRHGVQAGEARSKSWDEFQGMNFDLVITVCDAAAESCPVFLGKHKKLHWSTPDPAAVTGNEEEINTAFDEAFNLLKAKIESELL, encoded by the coding sequence ATGAAAAATGTACTTGTACTGTGCACCGGGAATTCCTGCCGCAGCATTATGGCTGAGGCTTTGATTAACCAACTCGCTCAGGGGCGCTATCACGCGGTCAGCGCTGGCAGTAAGCCAGAAGGGTATGTGCATCCTAAATCCATTGAAACTCTAAAACGCCACGGTGTTCAAGCGGGTGAGGCACGCAGCAAGTCATGGGATGAATTTCAAGGCATGAATTTTGATCTGGTGATTACGGTTTGTGATGCCGCTGCTGAAAGCTGCCCAGTGTTTCTTGGCAAGCATAAAAAACTACATTGGAGTACGCCAGACCCTGCCGCTGTCACCGGTAATGAGGAAGAAATTAACACCGCCTTTGACGAGGCGTTTAACTTACTTAAAGCCAAAATAGAAAGTGAATTGCTATGA
- the galE gene encoding UDP-glucose 4-epimerase GalE gives MNILVTGGAGYIGSHTVLELLEAGYDVTVIDNLCNASEESLHRVRAITGKNNLQFHYLDIRDREGLDELLAAEQFDAVIHFAGLKAVGESVTKPLDYYENNVGGTITLCQALRDHGVKNLVFSSSATVYGAPRSVPIREDFPTGGTTNPYGTSKLMVEQILADCHRADPSWNIARLRYFNPIGAHESGRLGEDPRDIPNNLMPHITQVAIGKRPHLAVFGNDYPTRDGTGIRDFIHVVDLAKGHLKALEKLATGPGLVTYNLGTGTGYSVLELVKTFERVNDIPIPYEITDRRPGDIAECFADPSLARKELGWKAEKSLEDMVRDAWRWQSQNPDGYEA, from the coding sequence ATGAACATACTGGTGACCGGCGGCGCAGGGTATATCGGCAGCCACACGGTGCTTGAACTGCTTGAGGCCGGATATGACGTGACGGTCATTGACAATCTCTGCAACGCTTCGGAGGAATCCCTGCACCGGGTTCGCGCCATCACCGGAAAAAACAACCTTCAGTTTCATTATCTTGACATTCGTGACCGCGAAGGGCTCGATGAGCTGCTGGCCGCCGAACAGTTTGACGCGGTAATCCATTTCGCTGGCCTGAAGGCGGTGGGCGAATCCGTTACAAAACCGCTGGATTATTACGAAAACAATGTGGGCGGCACCATCACCCTGTGTCAGGCCCTGCGGGATCATGGGGTAAAAAACCTGGTTTTCAGTTCCTCGGCCACGGTCTATGGCGCGCCTCGCAGCGTGCCCATCCGCGAAGACTTTCCCACCGGCGGCACCACAAACCCCTATGGCACGTCGAAACTGATGGTTGAACAGATTCTCGCGGACTGTCACCGGGCCGACCCGTCCTGGAATATTGCCCGGCTGCGGTATTTCAATCCCATTGGCGCCCATGAAAGCGGCCGCCTCGGCGAAGACCCGCGGGACATTCCCAACAATCTCATGCCCCATATCACCCAGGTGGCCATCGGCAAGCGGCCGCATCTGGCCGTATTCGGCAATGATTACCCCACCCGGGATGGCACCGGGATCAGGGACTTTATTCATGTGGTCGATCTTGCCAAAGGGCATCTCAAGGCACTGGAGAAACTGGCCACGGGCCCGGGACTCGTCACCTATAATCTCGGCACCGGCACCGGTTACAGCGTTCTGGAACTGGTAAAAACCTTTGAACGAGTCAACGACATCCCCATCCCCTATGAAATCACCGATCGCCGCCCGGGCGACATTGCCGAATGTTTCGCCGATCCCTCCCTCGCCCGGAAAGAACTGGGCTGGAAAGCGGAAAAAAGCCTAGAGGACATGGTGCGTGATGCCTGGCGCTGGCAAAGCCAGAACCCGGACGGTTACGAAGCCTGA
- a CDS encoding Wzz/FepE/Etk N-terminal domain-containing protein, with protein sequence MNERTDQYSLNVPDREGEIDVYLLWQIIWKGKLLILTITLIITIAAVAIALYLKDMYKADVLLAPITQQQNQLSTLSNQFKGLASLAGANLSSVEGDKVTLATEIIKSRKFITEYIKAHDILIPLFAVDGWDREKDKLIYDDDIYDSEKQKWTRKVRAPKKPIPSDWEAYLEFQEILSVSRDEDTGFVRISIEFYSPNVAKQWVDWLVEDINRVMREKDIKEATQSIAYLENQLEKTQVAEIKNIFFKLIENEMRKVLLAETKTEYIFEVIDPAVAPLEKSRPKRVLIVIMGFLLGSFLGIFWVLVKYSLGQSHGGVSDTEVKS encoded by the coding sequence ATGAACGAGCGTACTGACCAATATTCTTTGAATGTACCAGATAGAGAAGGTGAAATAGATGTCTATCTGCTTTGGCAGATTATCTGGAAAGGTAAATTGTTAATTTTAACGATAACCTTGATAATCACCATTGCAGCAGTAGCTATTGCTTTATATCTAAAAGATATGTACAAGGCAGATGTTCTTCTTGCTCCCATTACGCAACAGCAAAACCAACTTTCAACACTATCTAATCAATTTAAAGGCCTTGCAAGTTTAGCGGGTGCAAATCTTAGTTCTGTTGAGGGTGATAAAGTAACTTTAGCTACAGAAATAATTAAGTCACGCAAATTTATTACGGAGTATATTAAGGCACACGATATTTTGATTCCCCTTTTTGCTGTGGATGGCTGGGATCGTGAAAAAGATAAACTTATATATGATGATGATATATATGATTCTGAGAAACAGAAGTGGACGAGAAAGGTAAGAGCTCCCAAAAAGCCTATACCGAGTGATTGGGAGGCCTACCTTGAATTCCAAGAAATACTCTCTGTGTCGCGTGATGAAGATACAGGCTTTGTTCGAATCTCTATTGAATTCTATTCCCCAAATGTTGCTAAACAATGGGTGGATTGGTTAGTTGAAGATATTAATAGAGTAATGCGAGAAAAAGATATTAAAGAAGCCACACAAAGCATTGCTTATCTTGAGAACCAGCTAGAAAAAACTCAAGTTGCTGAAATAAAGAATATTTTTTTCAAGTTAATTGAGAATGAAATGCGTAAGGTTTTATTAGCTGAAACCAAAACCGAGTATATTTTTGAAGTCATTGATCCTGCAGTTGCTCCGTTAGAGAAGTCGAGGCCTAAGCGCGTTTTGATTGTTATAATGGGATTTTTATTAGGAAGTTTCTTAGGCATATTTTGGGTATTGGTTAAATATAGTTTGGGTCAGAGCCATGGGGGTGTGTCAGATACTGAAGTGAAGAGTTAA
- a CDS encoding class I SAM-dependent methyltransferase, whose product MISANHSNRRHSNWLIYNINDRFLERYSAYYQGVLHDLGCGEAPYKDYFLKYVDQYIAVDWAESMHKADFDIVADLNQVLPIVSETADTVVSLSVMEHLCEPQVMLNEAFRILKPGGAIILQVPWQWKIHEEPYDFFRYTPYGLKYMFEKAGFSSVCVEPQVGFRCV is encoded by the coding sequence ATGATCAGTGCAAATCATTCAAATAGAAGGCACAGCAATTGGCTAATATACAATATTAATGATAGATTCCTAGAGAGATACTCTGCATATTATCAAGGTGTTTTACATGACTTGGGGTGCGGAGAAGCGCCATATAAAGACTATTTCCTTAAATATGTGGATCAATATATCGCTGTAGATTGGGCAGAAAGTATGCACAAAGCTGATTTCGATATTGTAGCTGACCTTAACCAGGTTCTGCCAATTGTTTCAGAAACAGCAGATACTGTTGTCTCGTTATCAGTTATGGAACATTTATGTGAGCCTCAAGTCATGTTGAACGAAGCGTTTAGGATTCTAAAACCTGGGGGTGCAATAATACTTCAAGTTCCATGGCAGTGGAAAATTCATGAAGAGCCCTATGATTTTTTTCGATATACACCTTACGGACTAAAATATATGTTTGAAAAGGCTGGGTTTAGTAGTGTATGCGTGGAACCGCAGGTCGGATTTCGATGTGTGTGA
- the rffA gene encoding dTDP-4-amino-4,6-dideoxygalactose transaminase, with the protein MTYSIPFNKPPYTGNEEQYLLNAVRSEKISGDGFYGRKCQAWFEKFLGCPKALLTPSCTHALEMAAFLIGIQPGDEVIMPSYTFVSTANAFVLRGAKIVFVDIRPDTMNIDESLVEQAITSKTRAIVPVHYAGVGCDMDAIMDIADRYGLFVVEDAAQAMMSRYKNRHLGTIGHIGAYSFHETKNYTSGGEGGLLIINDKQFSERAEIIREKGTNRSQFFRGMVDKYSWVDIGSSYLPSELQAAYLWGQLEKAEEINTSRLQIWQRYYEAFNYLEDRKLLALPNIPQGCVHNAHMFYLKTKDLSERNALIEHLKKDKIMAVFHYIPLHSAAAGKKFSRFNGVDKYTTLESERLLRLPMYFGMTEGEVGRVITSVNAFYEI; encoded by the coding sequence ATGACATATTCTATCCCGTTCAACAAGCCTCCATATACTGGCAATGAGGAGCAGTACCTCTTGAATGCTGTAAGAAGTGAGAAAATCTCAGGGGATGGTTTTTATGGCCGAAAATGTCAAGCTTGGTTCGAGAAGTTTCTGGGGTGTCCTAAGGCCTTATTAACTCCGTCATGCACGCATGCTTTAGAGATGGCAGCATTTTTGATTGGTATTCAGCCAGGTGATGAAGTAATTATGCCCAGCTATACTTTTGTTAGTACAGCAAATGCATTTGTATTGCGTGGCGCTAAAATCGTCTTTGTCGATATACGCCCGGATACCATGAATATTGACGAATCTCTTGTGGAGCAAGCTATTACCTCTAAAACCCGTGCGATTGTTCCGGTTCATTATGCTGGTGTTGGTTGTGATATGGACGCCATTATGGACATTGCGGACCGCTATGGTTTGTTCGTAGTTGAGGATGCTGCACAGGCTATGATGTCTCGCTATAAAAACAGACATCTCGGAACAATCGGGCATATTGGGGCTTATAGTTTTCATGAAACAAAAAACTATACAAGTGGTGGAGAAGGAGGGCTGCTGATTATAAATGATAAGCAATTTTCTGAGCGAGCCGAGATCATACGTGAAAAAGGGACGAACCGTAGTCAGTTTTTTCGAGGAATGGTGGACAAATACAGCTGGGTTGATATAGGAAGCAGCTATTTGCCGAGTGAGTTACAAGCTGCTTACTTATGGGGGCAGCTTGAAAAAGCAGAGGAAATTAATACCAGCAGATTGCAAATTTGGCAGCGTTATTATGAGGCGTTTAACTATCTCGAAGATAGAAAGCTTTTAGCCTTGCCTAACATTCCTCAGGGCTGTGTCCATAATGCTCACATGTTTTATCTTAAGACAAAAGATCTATCAGAGCGAAACGCTTTGATAGAACATCTTAAAAAAGATAAAATAATGGCGGTATTTCATTATATTCCTCTCCATAGTGCCGCGGCAGGCAAGAAATTTTCTAGATTTAATGGTGTTGATAAATACACTACCTTAGAGAGTGAACGATTGCTCAGACTACCAATGTATTTTGGTATGACGGAGGGGGAAGTGGGTAGAGTAATTACTTCTGTCAACGCTTTTTATGAGATTTGA
- a CDS encoding capsule assembly Wzi family protein: protein MRLQRYLAGLGLGVAFTVSVAAAAPFAEVGDQQLRNDVELLARYGLISGPVGTWPLSWKHITRDFHKADGQDLPPHVIMALRRVERKVPGEWRVGLKVMATTEPEIVRGFDETARNDLDTSATLQYNGTSTTAKLNVGYRNGNGTDDYNFDGSYLAQELGNWQVYAGAIDRWWGPGREGTLLLSNNARPMPSVGIMRMEPEAFESKWLSWMGPWQLRAFVAQMEEDRHVPDALIAGLRLTFEPVKNFEVGLARTIQLCGEGRPCDLETWARALIAGGDLDNTGTAREPGNQLASVDMAYSFGIGKETTLKIYGEATAEDEAGQLFLPKRFARLLGASAYGPWGDGGAQWRLTAEYADTTSTEYWLFGDRRNNLIYEHHIYRSGYRFKGRSLGHSIDGDGRLISVIANFMATKNWGVTIKYHNVLLNRTGDSRKVSSKSREKINITEANFITKTRLGEIRFDFRFHDDRPNTPFINKREFTANLGWFLYF, encoded by the coding sequence ATGCGTTTACAACGATATCTGGCAGGTTTGGGACTTGGTGTTGCTTTTACGGTGTCGGTTGCGGCGGCGGCGCCGTTTGCGGAAGTGGGGGATCAGCAGCTTCGTAATGATGTGGAGCTTCTTGCGCGGTATGGGCTGATTTCCGGCCCGGTGGGCACGTGGCCGCTGTCCTGGAAACACATCACCCGGGATTTTCACAAGGCGGATGGTCAGGATTTGCCCCCCCATGTAATTATGGCGTTGCGCCGGGTTGAGCGCAAGGTGCCGGGGGAATGGCGCGTGGGACTTAAGGTGATGGCGACCACGGAGCCCGAGATCGTGCGCGGCTTTGATGAGACGGCCCGTAATGACCTGGATACGTCGGCCACCCTGCAATATAACGGGACGAGCACCACAGCGAAGCTTAATGTGGGCTATCGCAATGGTAACGGCACCGATGATTATAATTTTGATGGCAGCTATCTGGCCCAGGAACTGGGCAACTGGCAGGTTTATGCCGGCGCCATTGACCGGTGGTGGGGCCCGGGGCGCGAGGGCACGCTTTTGCTCAGCAACAATGCGCGGCCGATGCCGTCGGTAGGCATCATGCGCATGGAGCCGGAAGCTTTTGAAAGCAAGTGGCTGAGCTGGATGGGGCCGTGGCAGCTGCGGGCTTTTGTGGCGCAGATGGAGGAAGACCGGCATGTTCCTGATGCGCTGATTGCGGGGCTGCGTCTGACCTTTGAACCGGTGAAGAATTTCGAGGTGGGCCTGGCGCGGACCATTCAGTTGTGCGGGGAGGGCCGGCCGTGTGATCTGGAAACCTGGGCGCGGGCGCTGATTGCGGGGGGGGATCTGGACAATACCGGCACCGCCAGAGAACCCGGCAACCAGTTGGCCAGTGTGGACATGGCCTACAGCTTTGGCATCGGCAAAGAAACGACGCTGAAGATTTATGGTGAGGCCACGGCAGAGGATGAAGCCGGGCAGCTGTTCCTGCCGAAACGGTTCGCTCGCCTTTTGGGAGCGAGTGCTTATGGTCCGTGGGGCGATGGCGGGGCTCAGTGGAGGCTAACCGCGGAATACGCTGATACTACCTCTACCGAATACTGGCTGTTTGGGGATCGACGAAATAATCTGATATACGAACATCACATCTATCGTTCGGGATATCGGTTCAAAGGCCGGTCCCTGGGACATAGCATTGATGGGGATGGGCGTTTAATATCCGTAATCGCTAACTTTATGGCCACAAAGAACTGGGGGGTCACAATAAAATATCACAATGTCTTATTAAACCGAACTGGTGACTCTAGAAAAGTTTCTAGTAAGTCACGGGAAAAAATAAATATAACGGAGGCTAATTTTATAACAAAAACCCGTCTAGGAGAAATCAGGTTTGACTTTAGGTTTCATGATGACCGCCCTAACACCCCTTTTATTAATAAAAGAGAATTTACTGCTAACTTAGGATGGTTTCTCTACTTCTAA
- the arsB gene encoding ACR3 family arsenite efflux transporter, protein MGIFERYLSLWVGLCIVVGVGFGLLVPSVFRVIANFEYAQVNLVVAVFIWVMIYPMMVNVDFKSLKDVGKKPKGLCITLVVNWLIKPFTMAALGVLFFEYIFAGLVAPQDAKEYIAGMILLGVAPCTAMVFVWSQLVRGDANYTLVQVSINDIIMVFAFAPLVALLLGITDVVVPWETLLLSVVLYVIIPLAAGYITRKNLENKHTQEKIDHFTARIKPFSIMGLLATVILLFGFQAGTIIEKPMVIGLIAIPLLIQSYGIFAVAYGWSYLWRVPFSTAAPAALIGTSNFFELAVAVAISLFGLHSGAALATVVGVLVEVPVMLSLVAFANRTKDYFRTA, encoded by the coding sequence ATGGGTATTTTCGAACGCTACCTCTCTCTTTGGGTGGGGCTTTGCATTGTTGTTGGCGTTGGGTTTGGCTTGCTTGTACCCAGTGTGTTCCGGGTTATAGCCAATTTTGAATACGCTCAGGTTAATCTGGTGGTCGCTGTATTTATCTGGGTGATGATTTACCCGATGATGGTCAATGTGGATTTCAAGAGCCTGAAGGATGTAGGTAAGAAACCTAAGGGCCTATGCATTACGCTGGTCGTCAACTGGCTAATAAAGCCTTTTACCATGGCCGCGTTGGGGGTTTTGTTTTTCGAATATATCTTTGCCGGTCTGGTCGCACCGCAAGACGCTAAAGAATATATCGCAGGGATGATTCTGTTAGGTGTTGCGCCTTGTACTGCTATGGTATTTGTTTGGAGCCAGCTTGTGCGCGGGGACGCCAACTATACTCTGGTGCAGGTTTCGATCAATGACATCATTATGGTCTTTGCCTTTGCGCCGTTGGTGGCGTTGTTACTGGGCATCACGGATGTTGTTGTCCCGTGGGAGACACTTTTGCTATCGGTAGTGCTTTATGTGATTATTCCATTGGCGGCGGGCTACATCACCCGAAAGAATTTAGAAAACAAGCATACTCAAGAAAAAATTGATCACTTTACGGCACGAATAAAGCCTTTTTCTATAATGGGTTTACTGGCGACCGTTATATTGTTGTTTGGGTTTCAGGCTGGAACAATTATTGAAAAGCCAATGGTTATTGGCCTCATTGCCATCCCGCTATTGATTCAGAGTTATGGTATATTTGCCGTTGCTTATGGCTGGTCTTACCTGTGGCGCGTGCCCTTCAGTACCGCCGCACCCGCAGCATTGATTGGGACATCAAATTTCTTTGAGCTTGCAGTGGCGGTGGCAATTAGCCTTTTCGGACTGCATTCTGGTGCGGCCTTGGCAACGGTTGTTGGGGTCCTGGTTGAAGTGCCAGTGATGCTTTCACTAGTTGCTTTTGCCAATAGAACCAAAGACTATTTTAGAACAGCGTAA
- a CDS encoding TDP-N-acetylfucosamine:lipid II N-acetylfucosaminyltransferase, with protein MKVLHIGNLEKFTIPFWGFLEKNFPIKDHIFLYREANSEPRPKNSINMETGNIVVWAGKFIKLANRSEKVILHGLSDPLVVILLLFQPWLLKKCYWVIWGRDLYFYQDRKKGLKYFLYDRVRSIVIKRIGHIITYIRGDYELAQRWYGAQAKHHECFMYLSNLYREHIALKPKSDATTRILIGNSASPTNNHFAIFEKLEPYKQQNIEIYCPLSYGCKKTAKNVAEEGKKRFGEKFIPIFEFMPLDKYLEFLGEMDIAVFAHTRQQGMGNSITLIGLGKKVYMRNDVVQWKLFEDIGVKVFDFENFDICPADQEALVQNKEKVKEYFSEENLKRQYQTIF; from the coding sequence ATGAAAGTATTGCATATTGGTAATCTCGAGAAATTTACTATTCCTTTCTGGGGCTTCCTTGAAAAAAACTTTCCTATAAAAGATCATATATTTCTTTATAGAGAAGCAAATTCCGAGCCAAGGCCAAAAAACAGCATAAATATGGAAACAGGGAATATTGTTGTCTGGGCAGGAAAATTCATAAAACTTGCTAATAGATCTGAAAAGGTCATCCTGCATGGATTATCTGATCCTTTAGTTGTTATATTATTACTGTTCCAGCCTTGGCTGCTTAAAAAATGTTATTGGGTTATTTGGGGGAGGGATCTTTATTTTTATCAGGACCGAAAAAAAGGTCTCAAATACTTTCTTTACGACAGAGTGAGGTCCATAGTGATAAAAAGGATCGGGCATATTATAACATATATTAGAGGTGATTATGAGTTAGCCCAAAGGTGGTATGGTGCCCAAGCAAAACATCATGAATGTTTTATGTATTTGAGTAATCTTTATAGAGAACATATTGCTTTAAAACCAAAAAGCGACGCTACTACTCGAATTCTGATTGGGAATTCTGCAAGCCCGACTAATAATCATTTCGCTATTTTTGAAAAGCTCGAGCCTTATAAACAACAAAATATCGAAATTTATTGTCCTCTTTCCTATGGTTGTAAAAAAACAGCGAAGAATGTTGCTGAAGAAGGCAAAAAGCGTTTTGGTGAAAAATTTATACCAATATTTGAGTTTATGCCTCTAGACAAGTATTTGGAGTTTTTAGGGGAAATGGATATTGCTGTATTCGCTCATACGCGTCAACAGGGAATGGGTAATAGCATTACCCTTATAGGCTTGGGTAAAAAAGTGTATATGCGAAATGATGTAGTGCAATGGAAATTATTTGAAGATATTGGCGTGAAAGTGTTTGATTTTGAAAATTTTGATATCTGCCCAGCAGATCAAGAAGCCTTGGTTCAGAATAAAGAGAAGGTTAAGGAATATTTTTCTGAGGAAAACCTTAAAAGGCAATATCAAACTATTTTTTAA
- a CDS encoding complex I NDUFA9 subunit family protein encodes MAMEKDARLVTIFGGSGFVGRTLVQHLAKAGYRVRVAVRHPNSALFLKPLGEVGQIQVCQANIRHEESVRAAVQGSYAVVNLVGILYESGRQKFNTVQALGAGLIAKNAAASGVRKLVHISAIGADAESPSAYAKSKAKGEEAVRHYFPSATIFRPSIIFGADDSFFNRFGALAKCLPFMPVICGDTKFQPVYVGDVADAILKVIDTPGFEGRTFELGGPRVYSFRELLKLILKETRNDIPMIEIPLPLARLQAFFLGLLPKPMLTLDQLRQLEKDNVVREGADGLRELGLTPTPVESVIPSYMIHYRPKGQFEVEA; translated from the coding sequence ATGGCGATGGAAAAGGACGCACGCCTGGTGACCATATTCGGCGGATCGGGATTCGTGGGGCGGACCCTGGTGCAGCATCTTGCCAAGGCCGGCTATCGGGTTCGTGTTGCGGTACGTCATCCCAATTCGGCGCTGTTTCTGAAACCGCTTGGTGAAGTGGGTCAGATTCAGGTATGCCAGGCCAATATCCGACATGAAGAATCGGTGCGGGCGGCGGTGCAGGGCTCTTATGCCGTGGTCAATCTGGTGGGTATCCTTTATGAAAGCGGCCGGCAGAAATTCAATACGGTGCAGGCGTTGGGGGCCGGGCTGATTGCCAAAAACGCAGCGGCCTCAGGGGTCCGGAAGCTGGTGCATATTTCCGCCATCGGCGCGGATGCCGAGTCCCCGTCCGCCTATGCCAAAAGCAAGGCCAAGGGTGAGGAAGCCGTGCGCCACTATTTCCCGTCGGCGACCATTTTTCGCCCCAGCATTATTTTTGGCGCCGATGACAGCTTTTTTAACCGCTTTGGCGCGCTGGCCAAGTGTTTGCCCTTCATGCCGGTGATTTGTGGCGATACAAAATTCCAGCCGGTTTATGTGGGCGATGTGGCGGATGCTATCCTGAAGGTGATCGACACGCCCGGATTTGAGGGCCGGACATTTGAACTCGGCGGGCCACGAGTCTACAGCTTCCGCGAGCTGTTGAAACTCATCCTCAAGGAAACCCGCAACGATATTCCGATGATCGAGATTCCGCTGCCGTTGGCTCGGCTACAGGCGTTTTTCCTGGGGCTTTTGCCAAAACCGATGCTGACCCTGGATCAGCTCAGGCAGCTTGAAAAGGACAATGTGGTTCGTGAGGGAGCGGACGGGTTGAGAGAGCTTGGCCTCACCCCGACTCCAGTGGAATCGGTGATCCCGTCCTATATGATTCACTACCGGCCCAAGGGACAGTTTGAGGTGGAGGCTTAA